In the genome of Bos mutus isolate GX-2022 chromosome 28, NWIPB_WYAK_1.1, whole genome shotgun sequence, the window ATTCTATCCTTATCTTTGCCTCATTagaaggaagaataaatatatacttgATTCATCAGTcatttggagaagacaatggcaccccactccagcactcttgcctggaaaatcccatggacggaggagcctggtaggctgcagtccacggggtcgcaaagagtcggacacgactgagtgacttccctttcacttctcactttcatgtattggagaaggaaatggcaacccactccagcgttcttggctggagaatcccagggacggggagcctggtgggctgccatctatggggtcacccagagtcggaaacgactgaagcaacttagcagcagcagcagcatcaattaTTCAAATCAATTCATGTATCCTGATACCATTTATTTCAGATGAGAAAGACAAGAAAACCAAGAAGATGTTGGAGAATAATTGTACCATGCCAATTGAGTTCCTACTTGTTGGATTCACAGATTATCTACCTCTCAGAGTTACACTATTCTTGGTATTTCTCATAGTCTATACACTAACTATGGTGGGAAATGTAGGTTTAATAATCCTAATTAATATCAGTTCAAGCCTTCAAACCCCCATGTATTATTTTCTCAGCAACTTGTCTTTCTTAGACATTAGCTACTCAACAGCAATCCCTCCTAAAATGCTGGCAAATTTCTTAGCATCCAAGCAAAGCATTTCCCTCTATGGTTGTGTGCTACAGATGTTTTTCTTTGGTTGTTTTGCTAATGCTGAATGCCTTATCCTGGCAgcaatggcctatgaccgctatgcaGCCATCTGCAATCCACTGCTCTATTCTGCTCTTGTGTCTCGGAGagtctgtgtctgctgcattgtgTTGGCATACTTCAGTGGGGGTGTGACTTCAATGGTCCATGTCTGCCTCACATTCAGGCTGCCATTTTGTGGCTCCAATATCGTCAACCATTTTTTCTGTGACATCCCGCCTCTCCTGGCTTTGTCTTGTACAGACACCTACATTAATGAGCTTCTGCTCTTTGCTTTGTGtggcttcatccagaccagcactTTTGTGGTCATATTTATCTCATACTTCTGTATCCTCCTCACTGTTTTGAGCATCAAGTCCTCAGGTGGAAGAAGCAAAACGTTCTCTACCTGTGCCTCTCATCTCTTGGCAATCACCTTATTCTATGGAACACTCCTGTTTATGTACTTGCGTCCCACTA includes:
- the LOC102279238 gene encoding olfactory receptor 5AS1; its protein translation is MLENNCTMPIEFLLVGFTDYLPLRVTLFLVFLIVYTLTMVGNVGLIILINISSSLQTPMYYFLSNLSFLDISYSTAIPPKMLANFLASKQSISLYGCVLQMFFFGCFANAECLILAAMAYDRYAAICNPLLYSALVSRRVCVCCIVLAYFSGGVTSMVHVCLTFRLPFCGSNIVNHFFCDIPPLLALSCTDTYINELLLFALCGFIQTSTFVVIFISYFCILLTVLSIKSSGGRSKTFSTCASHLLAITLFYGTLLFMYLRPTTSYSLDTDKVVAVFYTVVFPMFNPIIYSFRNKDVKYALRKLLDRNGTFK